One segment of Clostridium botulinum DNA contains the following:
- a CDS encoding XkdQ/YqbQ family protein — MNIELLIDDKKSNIYNLSNLIKQVTWKTKRKGSPSSLEVTLLTDETLSVSNGDIIRFKVDGINIFYGYVFKYSGNEGEEIKLTAYDQIKYLMYNDTFSDVNLKASDVVERILYNLGLTKGIIEDTGYVIPRFNEKDKKLLDIIYKALEKTLASTKRTFVLYDDFGSVNLKDINNMRQELIISENTNLGKYDWSKSIEESYNAIKLVRKNEDSEEEKVYTKEDKDNIYKWGKLQFFKSIDDKVNEAKMEEILKAHLILKNKEKKSLKLKDVLGTDIKLEAKLRGGSGVWVDIKRYGINQIYLIEEVTHKFSKDGHIMDFDLKVV; from the coding sequence ATGAATATAGAATTATTAATTGATGATAAAAAAAGTAATATCTATAATCTTAGCAATCTTATAAAACAAGTAACATGGAAAACAAAAAGAAAAGGAAGTCCTTCAAGCTTAGAAGTAACATTGTTAACAGATGAAACATTAAGTGTATCAAATGGTGATATCATAAGGTTTAAAGTTGATGGAATCAATATTTTTTATGGCTATGTATTCAAATATAGTGGTAATGAAGGGGAAGAAATAAAACTAACAGCCTATGATCAGATTAAATATTTAATGTATAATGACACTTTCTCAGATGTTAACTTGAAAGCAAGTGATGTAGTTGAAAGAATACTTTATAATCTAGGATTGACAAAAGGTATTATAGAAGATACTGGTTATGTAATTCCTAGATTTAACGAAAAAGATAAAAAACTATTAGATATTATTTATAAAGCATTGGAAAAAACTTTAGCTTCAACTAAAAGAACTTTTGTCTTATATGATGATTTTGGAAGCGTTAATCTTAAAGATATAAATAATATGAGACAGGAATTAATAATATCCGAAAATACTAATTTAGGTAAATATGATTGGAGTAAGTCAATTGAAGAAAGTTACAATGCTATAAAGCTTGTTAGAAAAAATGAGGATTCAGAAGAAGAAAAAGTATACACTAAGGAAGATAAAGATAATATTTACAAATGGGGTAAGCTTCAATTTTTTAAAAGTATTGATGATAAAGTAAATGAGGCTAAAATGGAAGAAATACTCAAAGCTCATTTAATATTGAAAAATAAAGAGAAGAAGTCATTAAAACTTAAAGATGTTTTAGGTACTGATATTAAATTAGAGGCAAAACTTAGAGGAGGATCTGGTGTGTGGGTTGATATAAAAAGATATGGAATAAACCAAATATATTTAATAGAAGAAGTCACACATAAGTTTTCTAAAGATGGACACATAATGGATTTTGATTTAAAGGTGGTGTAA
- a CDS encoding DUF2577 domain-containing protein — translation MASMIEIIKQASVNAINAGNPLDIEFGTIIDDNLTVRIDQKRILQKDFFVVPESLNRYEIDLTHNHSDTSSALGTIVIREGLKKGDILALLMIEKGSRFLILDKVGKYE, via the coding sequence TTGGCTAGTATGATAGAAATTATAAAACAAGCAAGTGTAAATGCAATTAATGCTGGAAATCCTTTAGATATAGAATTTGGAACTATAATAGATGATAATTTAACTGTTAGGATAGATCAGAAAAGAATATTACAAAAAGATTTTTTTGTTGTTCCAGAAAGTTTAAATAGATATGAAATAGATTTGACACACAATCACTCAGATACATCATCAGCTCTTGGCACAATAGTTATTAGAGAAGGATTAAAAAAAGGAGACATTCTTGCATTGTTAATGATTGAAAAGGGAAGTAGATTCTTAATTCTTGATAAGGTGGGAAAATATGAATAA
- a CDS encoding baseplate J/gp47 family protein yields MFEVKEEDLLKEMIDKIPNDLDKREGSSLIYNALAPAAQEISRLRSDMDRFLEYTFASPNIPDEYLDKRCAEHGIERKKATYAVKLGTFYDTEEKLIDIPLNSRFSIDKTTYIAIEKIEKGKYKMQCELIGTKGNYLSGNLLPVEYIERLGSGVLGETILDGVDTENNESLFNRLMVKVRTPSTSGNKYDYLNWALSVNGVGDAKIFSETNLKGEHESGCVKVVIVDSNKHKASLKLIEDVSQYIEMVRPIGATVSVVSAVEKTINITADINLIKGYNLGVTEKEFVKLLEEYLKNISFKQDYISIARIGEILLNTNGVIDYSNLLINKNTSNIKLADEEIAILGNVSLGVM; encoded by the coding sequence TTGTTTGAAGTAAAAGAAGAGGATTTGTTAAAAGAGATGATAGATAAAATCCCTAATGATTTGGATAAAAGAGAAGGCAGTAGTTTAATCTATAATGCCTTAGCTCCAGCAGCACAAGAAATATCAAGACTAAGATCTGACATGGATAGGTTTTTAGAATATACTTTTGCATCACCTAATATACCTGATGAATATTTAGATAAAAGATGTGCTGAACATGGAATTGAAAGAAAGAAAGCAACATATGCAGTAAAGTTAGGAACTTTTTATGATACAGAAGAGAAGTTAATTGATATTCCATTGAATTCTCGATTTTCTATAGATAAAACCACATACATTGCAATAGAAAAAATTGAAAAGGGAAAATATAAAATGCAATGTGAACTTATAGGTACTAAAGGAAATTATCTAAGTGGGAATTTACTTCCTGTTGAATACATTGAAAGATTAGGAAGTGGAGTTTTAGGTGAAACAATACTAGATGGTGTTGATACAGAAAACAATGAAAGTTTGTTTAATAGATTGATGGTAAAAGTAAGAACACCATCAACATCTGGTAATAAATATGATTACTTAAATTGGGCTTTAAGTGTTAATGGAGTGGGAGATGCAAAAATATTTTCCGAAACTAATTTAAAAGGTGAACATGAAAGTGGATGTGTGAAAGTTGTTATAGTAGATTCTAACAAGCATAAGGCTAGTTTGAAATTAATAGAAGATGTATCTCAATATATAGAAATGGTTAGGCCAATAGGGGCTACAGTTAGTGTTGTTAGTGCAGTAGAAAAGACAATCAATATAACCGCTGATATAAATTTAATAAAAGGATATAATTTAGGTGTGACAGAGAAAGAATTTGTTAAATTATTAGAAGAATACTTAAAAAATATAAGTTTTAAACAAGACTATATAAGTATTGCGAGAATTGGAGAAATATTACTTAATACAAATGGAGTGATAGATTACTCTAACTTACTAATAAATAAAAATACTTCTAATATAAAATTAGCTGATGAAGAAATAGCTATTTTAGGAAATGTAAGTTTAGGAGTGATGTAA
- a CDS encoding DUF2634 domain-containing protein, whose protein sequence is MNNFSVLPKGGIIKDIDNIKEKKHSSKTYKIKENRIIGFCDEIEALEQTIYFILNTERYDYLIYPDSYGSELRRTIEMDRGIAESELKRRIKEALTQDDRIENVDEFIFEYEKDSVLVKFTVFSIYSKLYESVVI, encoded by the coding sequence ATGAATAATTTTAGTGTATTGCCTAAAGGAGGTATAATAAAAGATATTGATAATATAAAAGAGAAAAAGCATTCTAGTAAAACTTATAAGATAAAAGAAAATAGAATAATTGGATTTTGTGATGAGATAGAAGCACTTGAGCAGACAATATATTTTATATTAAATACAGAAAGATATGATTATTTAATATATCCTGATAGCTATGGAAGTGAATTAAGAAGAACTATAGAAATGGACAGGGGTATTGCAGAAAGTGAGTTAAAGCGTAGAATTAAAGAAGCATTAACTCAAGATGATAGAATTGAAAATGTAGATGAATTTATATTTGAATATGAGAAAGACAGTGTATTAGTAAAATTCACTGTCTTTTCTATTTACTCAAAATTATATGAAAGTGTGGTGATTTAA
- a CDS encoding LysM peptidoglycan-binding domain-containing protein gives MSKRYKMRLSINEGREGFILPVLPQEIEISDSGDNKTHNVINLGEVNVINIPKLTKISFKSYFPKNNGPYVNDKHFFRPHEYMRRLNEWRQNAEKVRFIFIGSEFEINDLFSIENLKFTEKGGEVGDIYYSIELKRYKPYYANRAVVIETKNGVIVENYNTTLRPDDKVKINIHKVVEGDTLWHIAKKYLGDGNRYKEIAELNNISNPDLIYPGQVINIP, from the coding sequence ATGAGTAAAAGATATAAGATGCGATTAAGCATAAATGAAGGTAGAGAAGGATTTATTTTGCCAGTTCTTCCACAAGAAATTGAGATAAGTGATAGTGGAGATAATAAAACTCACAATGTAATAAATTTAGGTGAAGTAAATGTAATAAATATTCCTAAGTTAACTAAAATATCATTTAAAAGCTATTTCCCCAAAAATAATGGTCCTTATGTGAATGATAAGCATTTTTTTAGACCACATGAATATATGAGGAGACTAAATGAATGGCGTCAAAATGCAGAAAAAGTAAGATTTATATTTATAGGTTCGGAATTTGAAATAAATGATTTATTTTCTATTGAAAATCTTAAATTTACCGAAAAAGGTGGAGAAGTAGGAGATATATACTATTCAATAGAGTTAAAAAGGTATAAACCTTATTATGCTAATAGGGCAGTTGTAATAGAAACAAAAAATGGTGTCATTGTTGAAAATTATAATACAACACTTAGACCTGATGATAAAGTAAAAATTAATATTCATAAAGTAGTTGAAGGTGACACTTTATGGCATATTGCAAAAAAATATTTGGGTGATGGAAATAGATATAAAGAAATAGCAGAACTAAATAATATATCAAATCCAGATTTAATATATCCAGGACAAGTTATTAATATTCCATAA